AACGTCTCGCTCGATCAACTGTTTGAAAGATTCATCACCGAGCAAGAGGTTGCCGGTTGCAGCGTCGCCATCACTGAACAAGGACGGCTCGTTTATGCCCGCGGCTTTGGCTGGGCTGATGTCGCCGCTCGCAAGCCCGTTGAGCCCACCAGCCTGTTTCGCATCGCCAGCATTTCCAAGCCCATCACAGCGGTCGCGATCCTGCAATTGATTGAACAGCGCCGACTGAAACTCAATAGTCGGGTCTTTGATATTCTCGAGTATGAACCGCTACTGCTGGGTGATGCCAAACTCGACGAGCGGCAGACGAAGATCACGATTCGCCACCTGCTCGAACATCGCGGGGGCTGGGACCGCGCGAAGTCATTCGACGGCATGTTTCAATCCGTGCGGTTTGCCGATGCCTTGAAGAAGCCCGCCCCGGCCAAACCCGACGACATCATTCGAAACATGCTCGGGCTGCCGCTCGATTTTGAACCGGGCGAGCGCTATGCCTATTCCAACTACGGCTACTGCCTGCTTGGCCGAGTGATCGAGAAGCTCAGTCGGCAACCGTACGAAGAGTATGTGAAGGAGCATGTACTTGCTCCGCTTCAGATTCGTACGATGCGAATCGGCGCATCTCACCTTGAGGGGCGCGCCAAGCACGAAGTTCGTTATTACGACTCTAAAGAGTCCCCCTCAGTTATTGAGGCGACGCGCGGCAAACCCGTTCCGTCGCCCTACGGCGGGTTCTATCTCGAATCGCTCGACTCCCACGGCGGTTGGATTGCCTCGGCTGTCGATCTCGTGCGATTCGCCAGCGCATTCGATGCACCGCAAAAATGCCAGATTCTGAAACCGGACTCCATTCGAGCGATGTTCGCCCGCCCCGAACAGATTGCGACGGATCAATCGACCAGCAACTCAGCTGAAACCTACTATGCTCTGGGCTGGAATGTGCGGCCTATCGATGGCAAGCTCACCACCTGGCATACCGGTTCGCTTCCTGGCACCGCAACAATCTTGATTCGCCGCTATGACGGCCTGAATATCGCGGTGCTCTTTAACGGTCGTACGGGCATCAAAACCGAAAACCTCGTGCGGGCGATCGAAGGGCCGCTGCATCAGGCCCTGGATGACGTTCGCGATTGGCCGCGTAAAGACTACTTTCCTCAATTTCAACGCATCCCGCCCGAGATGTAGAGCGTTTCACCGGTCACCCAAGCCGAGTCGCTCGACGCCAGATAGACCACTGCCGGGGCGATGTCTTGTGGCTGGCCGATTCGACCGAGGGGCGTTTGCGATTCGACCTGTTTGCGGAAGTCGCTTTCAGCGATCCCCGTTGTGTGAACCCCTTCGGTTTCGACCATGCCGGGATTCACAGCATTGACGCGAATCTTACGCGCACCGAGTTCTTGAGCCAATGCGCGAGTGATCGAGTTCACTGCAGCCTTGGTCGCACTGTAAACCGAGCCCTGAGGAAGACCGGCAGCTGCGACGGAACTGATATTCACTAAACTGCCACCCTCCGAATCGAAATGCTTAACGGCTTCTTGGGTCGTCAGTAGCAAACCGAGCACGTTCAGGTCGAACTGTTTGTGAAAGTGGGGAGCGGTGACTTGTTCGAGTGGAGCGAACTCGTAGATTCCTGCGTTGTTGACCAGCACATCAACGCGACCGAAGGCCTTCTTGGTTTCGGCGAACAAGTTTTGAATATCCTGCTCCTTCGAAACGTCTCCTTGTACGGCAACTGCCCGCCCGCCAGCCGATTCAATATCGGAGACAACCTTGTCGGCCCCGGCCTTGCTCGAAGCGTAATTCACTACGACAGCAGCCCCTGCGGCCGCCAGTTGACGGGCGATTTCGGCCCCAATCCCTTTCGAAGCTCCGGTGACGACAGCGACTTTTCCACTCAATTTATTGGCGGACATGGCTTCATTCCTTCAAGCTGAGGTGTTAATGTCGCAGCCGATTCAGCCGCGGCAGGTGTTTGACACAGGGGACTACCGGCCAACGCGAACGATCCAACACGAATTGGGACTTTTTCTCAGCTCGAGTTGTAACTCGTGCTGCAGCTTGGTTCTTCGCTCCTTATATCCCATTGTTCCCACAAGAACACGCGGGAAGCACGGTTTGGAACGTCATCGTACCGGCTGCAACTTGCTACGAAGATGAAGATCGATCACGATCCGTTGGTGTTTAGCTTGCAATTCGCCCCGGAAAGAGTCTAAATGGTGCCGCTGAGAAGTTGTTTTGCCCCTGCTCAGCGCCTGAACCATTATTAGTTTCCGGAGAGTTCGCATGCATCTGATTCGCACCTGCGCGGCGCTCGCTATGGGATTGCTGCTTGCTGCGGCCGCTGGTTCCGTTCAAGCAGACGTCAAGCTGCCTCCCTTCTTCAGCGATCACATGGTCTTGCAGCGCGAGGGAAAGGCCCCGTTGTGGGGCACTGCCGACGCGGGCGAAAAGGTGACTGTTCGCTTTCGCAACCAAGAGCAGCAAGCAACGGCAGACGACAAAGGTGCGTGGCGTATTGAGTTTCAAGGCCTGAAGGCCGGGGGACCGGATGAATTGAACATTGAGGGAAAGAACAAAATCACGCTAAAGGACGTGCTCGTCGGCGAAGTGTGGGTCGGCTCGGGACAATCGAACATGGCAGGCACCGTCGGGGGCTATGCCAAGAACGATCCGACGCTCGCCAAATTGGCCGCCACAGGTTATCCCCAGATTCGTGGCTGCAAAGCCACCGGGGGCTGGACCGTATCCGCAACTGGCACGAATGGAGCCTATTCTGCTCTCCTCTTTCCGATGGCTGTTCGCTTGCATGAAAAACTGAATGTTCCCATCGGGATGATGCTCGGTGCGGAAGGCGGCACACCATCGGGAGCTTGGCTCAGTCCCGAGGCAGTCGCAGCTGATGTTCCGACCCAAAATCTGATGGCCGAATATGTCAAAGCCTATCCGGCTCTTGCCAAGAAATTTGAAGAAGTCGATCTGCCCCATTGGAAGCAAGGCGCAGAAAAGGCCAAGGCCGCTGGCAAAACGGTGGGACGCTTACCAGCTGCGCCTCCCGTTCCAGGCACGGTGAGGGGCAAGCCCATCGGCTACCTTTATGCCGCCCACATCAAGCCGTTTGTCGGGTACGGCATTCGCGGCGTACTGTGGGACCAAGGCGAAGCCCGTACGCAGGTCGGTGGCGTCGACCAGTACACAATGATGGGCGCACTGATTCGTGGTTGGCGGAATGAATGGAACGTCGGCGAATTCCCCTTCATCTACGTGCAAAAACCAAGCGGCATGGGATGTGCCTGGGAAGCTCCGCCCGCTGTCGCGACAACACCGGCAACGACCGCCGCCCCTGCCAATCCACTACCTCCGGTGATTCAAGCCTTCACTCCCTTGCCGGCGGCAGTTCCCAGCACTCAAGAGGGCATTTACAACGAAGACTACCTCAAGCTGATGAAACTCCCCAATGCTGGAATGGTCATCAGCACTGACCTCGGCCCTGGAATTCACCCCATCATCAAATCTGGCTATGGTGCCCGCGCCGCGAACGTGGCCCTTGGCATTGCCTATGGCAAGCCAGTCGAATACTACGGGCCGGTTTACGAATCACATGCCATTGAAGGCAATACCGCGCGCGTGAAGTTCAGCCACGCCGGGAAGGGGCTGACCGCCCGTCACAGCGACAAGTTGCAAGGCTTCGCCATTGCCGGCGATGACAAGGTCTTCCACTGGGCCGATGCCAAGATCGACGGCGACACAGTTGTTGTCTCGTCAGCAGCAGTCCCCAAGCCCGTCGCCATCCGTTACGCCTGGGGCAACAACCGCACCTGGGCCAATCTGTTCAATAACGACAAACTCCCCGCCGTCACCTTCCGCACTGACGCTTGGTAAGTCCATTCTAAGCTGGTGGTGCAGAATCAGCCTGAAGAACGCTCGCCAATTCGGACTAGAACTCAGGTGCTAGTCCAGAGTCTTGTCCGGCGGAGCGACGGTGCCTTGTTGTGCCGCAGCACCAACGGCCGGCAGGACCTCGCGGCGTTCGGTTGGCGTCATCCAAAATCGGTAGCCGAAGTCACGTTCGAGGTCGCGCTGCAGGAGAGCCTCAACGGCATCATGCGCAAATTGCCGATGAACCAGCTTGGGTGCGTCGAGTTCCTTGATGATCTCCGGTAAGAGCCACTTGGCCTGTTGGCGCTTGGCGGCAGCGAGACCGGAGAATCGCACAGTTGCAATCGGACTGCTTAAGTATTCGCGCCCGGCAAGATTGTCGGGAGCAATCCCTTTGACATCGTCCTTTGAAAAAGTGCGGCCGTACCAGTCGTTTAGCCGCGACAAAGTCCAGGCGGTGCTCTTGTCTAAGTGGCAAAGATTGCACGCATTTGCGCTGCCAGTCAGGACATTGGCAGTATCGGTTGGAGATGAAATGCGATGCGTTCGCACAACATCTTCCAGCCCCTCAGTCGTGTGTGGCATATGGCAGTTCATGCACCGGTCTCCCCTACTGCCGGCCGAATGATGAGTATGAGCCGCGCGCGCGCCTGGCGACGAGAGTTTTTCGTGGCAGCGGAGGCAGCTGTTGTCGTCTTGTTCTGCTGTCTTACCCCATTTAGTACCAGTCGCCGTGTGGGGTTCATGACAGTCGGTGCACTTAAGCTGCGAATAGCAAGAACCGGCGATCGCGTCTCGAAACTCCGCCGAATTCTTATGCGATTCACCGCTGGGATGCAGATCTCGAACGGCCGAGTGGCAACGCCCACAAACATGGTTAATGTTACTGGGCGTGCGACCAAGTTGATTCGCAACGCGCGAAGCTTCGACGAGATGCGGCGAACATGGAACGAAACGCGGGGGTGCCTTCCCATTCGCCTGCGCATGTTCGCGGCCGCCGAAATGGCATGCCTCGCAACTAATCCCCAGTGAGACGGTGCGTTCCGCTGATATCTGTCTGCGCATTTCATCGAGCAGCGGCAATAGCTCCTGCTCGTTTAGCGCGGGATGAGTGTTCCCATTGGCAACCAATCGAGGCAGCGACTGTTCCAATAGCGGCCAGAGACTCACTTGCAATGGCGACCGATTGCCGGCTGGTGGATAAGTATCAAGCAGCAGGCGATCGGCCTCGGGCAGAGTAGTGTGGCAGAGGCTACAACGCTCGTAATAACGCACCGGCTTGAAGCGGTCGTACAAATCGAATCCGCTGGTCGGTTGGTCGTGATCGATGAAGTCGAACACATCGTAGGCCGGCACCCACTTCTTTCTGGTAATCCAATAGCCGACCGGCAGGACAACTTCTTGATCAGGCAACGCACTTTGATCCACCGACTGGTCGGGTAGCGGCGCGCCAGCGACGAGCTTCCCCACGTAAAATTGAAAGATGCGGGAACCAATTGTGCGAGAAACGCAGAATGTGCGGTCGAGGTCGCCGCGTTGTAAGCGTACAAAGCGTTCCTTGTCGCGAGTGAACATCGAGATCACTCCGCCTTGCAATGACAATCGATCGCCCTGGAAGCTGCCAACTACCGTCTGGTCGTTCGCCGCGGCGTTCATTCGCGCATGCGGATGTTGCTGCCATTGACGGAACTGCTCAGCATGACACTTCCCGCAACTTTCCGGGCGTACATAGTCCTGAAACAGCACATTGCTGAATTCGCTATGAGTCGCATCGGCACGGGCGACTTCGTCTGGAAGATACTTGTAGCACTCCAGCCGTTCATTCAGAGTGGCCACAATCGGCGATTTTTCAATCGGGAGTGAGACCTGCTCCCCCAGCAGTTGCGGATCCGGGGCGCGAAACATTTGCCAGGCGATGATCGCCACGGCCATGCTGACTGCAATTGCCAATATGCCGGTGACTGTTGGCTGATTTAGCTGACGAGGTGTATTTTGACTCGGCGACGATTGCTTGTCAGGCGCAGAACTAAGTGCTTTGCCTTTAGCACGTCGAGATTGGGACAAGTTAGACCTCCGAATCAACCCGCCCGAATCAGGACCAACTCTTGAAATTATCCGTGCGACCATGAAGATTTGGCCGGCAAATGATGAAAATACGGTGAGCTTCAGACTATTTGCTCGGTGCAGCCCTGGTAACGATGGCTGATCCAGCGAAGTCTTACCTCCGCAAGCGAGCGGCCTCAGTCCCATAGCGTTTGATTCGCGTAGATCGGCGCGCGAAGAACTAAGCCTCGAAAGCAACTAATACTGAATTGATTGCCGATCAAGCTTGGCGGGAAGGGCCGCGCGTCAAGGCAATCGAATCTTATTCTCCGCAAA
Above is a window of Anatilimnocola aggregata DNA encoding:
- a CDS encoding serine hydrolase domain-containing protein, with translation MKHYILLLAAGLCFLQSATAAEPTGPATNVSLDQLFERFITEQEVAGCSVAITEQGRLVYARGFGWADVAARKPVEPTSLFRIASISKPITAVAILQLIEQRRLKLNSRVFDILEYEPLLLGDAKLDERQTKITIRHLLEHRGGWDRAKSFDGMFQSVRFADALKKPAPAKPDDIIRNMLGLPLDFEPGERYAYSNYGYCLLGRVIEKLSRQPYEEYVKEHVLAPLQIRTMRIGASHLEGRAKHEVRYYDSKESPSVIEATRGKPVPSPYGGFYLESLDSHGGWIASAVDLVRFASAFDAPQKCQILKPDSIRAMFARPEQIATDQSTSNSAETYYALGWNVRPIDGKLTTWHTGSLPGTATILIRRYDGLNIAVLFNGRTGIKTENLVRAIEGPLHQALDDVRDWPRKDYFPQFQRIPPEM
- a CDS encoding ammonia-forming cytochrome c nitrite reductase subunit c552 — encoded protein: MSQSRRAKGKALSSAPDKQSSPSQNTPRQLNQPTVTGILAIAVSMAVAIIAWQMFRAPDPQLLGEQVSLPIEKSPIVATLNERLECYKYLPDEVARADATHSEFSNVLFQDYVRPESCGKCHAEQFRQWQQHPHARMNAAANDQTVVGSFQGDRLSLQGGVISMFTRDKERFVRLQRGDLDRTFCVSRTIGSRIFQFYVGKLVAGAPLPDQSVDQSALPDQEVVLPVGYWITRKKWVPAYDVFDFIDHDQPTSGFDLYDRFKPVRYYERCSLCHTTLPEADRLLLDTYPPAGNRSPLQVSLWPLLEQSLPRLVANGNTHPALNEQELLPLLDEMRRQISAERTVSLGISCEACHFGGREHAQANGKAPPRFVPCSPHLVEASRVANQLGRTPSNINHVCGRCHSAVRDLHPSGESHKNSAEFRDAIAGSCYSQLKCTDCHEPHTATGTKWGKTAEQDDNSCLRCHEKLSSPGARAAHTHHSAGSRGDRCMNCHMPHTTEGLEDVVRTHRISSPTDTANVLTGSANACNLCHLDKSTAWTLSRLNDWYGRTFSKDDVKGIAPDNLAGREYLSSPIATVRFSGLAAAKRQQAKWLLPEIIKELDAPKLVHRQFAHDAVEALLQRDLERDFGYRFWMTPTERREVLPAVGAAAQQGTVAPPDKTLD
- a CDS encoding SDR family NAD(P)-dependent oxidoreductase, with product MSANKLSGKVAVVTGASKGIGAEIARQLAAAGAAVVVNYASSKAGADKVVSDIESAGGRAVAVQGDVSKEQDIQNLFAETKKAFGRVDVLVNNAGIYEFAPLEQVTAPHFHKQFDLNVLGLLLTTQEAVKHFDSEGGSLVNISSVAAAGLPQGSVYSATKAAVNSITRALAQELGARKIRVNAVNPGMVETEGVHTTGIAESDFRKQVESQTPLGRIGQPQDIAPAVVYLASSDSAWVTGETLYISGGMR